In a single window of the Magnolia sinica isolate HGM2019 chromosome 7, MsV1, whole genome shotgun sequence genome:
- the LOC131251918 gene encoding alcohol dehydrogenase class-3-like, protein MLALQDPEGIFPCIVGHEAAGIVESVGAGVTEVQPGDHVIPCYQAECGECKFCKSGKTNLCGKVRAATGVCVMMNDHKSRFSVNGTPIYHFMGTSTFSQYTVVHDVSVTKIDPRAPLAKECLLGCGVPTGESIL, encoded by the exons ATGTTGGCCTTGCAGGATCCTGAGGGTATCTTTCCTTGTATTGTCGGCCATGAAGCTGCTGG GATTGTCGAGAGTGTTGGTGCTGGAGTAACTGAAGTGCAACCTGGAGACCATGTCATACCTTGTTACCAGGCTGAATGCGGAGAATGTAAGTTTTGTAAATCAGGGAAGACAAATCTCTGTGGCAAAGTGCGGGCAGCTACTGGTGTTTGTGTTATGATGAATGACCACAAGAGCCGTTTCTCAGTAAACGGTACTCCTATCTATCATTTCATGGGAACATCGACATTTAGTCAATACACAGTTGTACATGATGTCAGCGTTACAAAAATTGATCCAAGAGCCCCGCTGGCTAAAGAATGTCTGCTCGGTTGTGGTGTTCCGACAGGTGAGTCAATCCTTTAG
- the LOC131251917 gene encoding uncharacterized protein LOC131251917, whose product MRRYAKFMASLIQLNVEYGDGQLELNLDRLQMAVDELLVKLSKTFAKPKLQINSVPHKQLQYDYCCVKSENQMFCECSLFSLMNSFKFWSCMLLASVHFYNCFSEILFPGKWVQKLGRRRCILKIC is encoded by the exons ATGAGACGCTATGCCAAGTTCATGGCCTCACTTATTCAACTCAATGTTGAATATGGAGATGGTCAG CTTGAATTGAATCTGGATCGACTTCAAATGGCTGTTGATGAGTTgcttgttaagctttccaaaacATTCGCCAAGCCAAAGCTGCAAATTAACAGTGTTCCTCATAAACAATTACAATATGACTATTGCTGTGTTAAAAGTGAGAATCAGATGTTTTGTGAGTGCTCATTGTTTTCTCTCATGAATTCATTTAAATTTTGGTCATGTATGTTGCTAGCATCTGTGCACTTCTATAATTGTTTTAGTGAAATTTTGTTTCCTGGGAAGTGGGTACAGAAGCTGGGAAGGCGCAGATGTATTTTGAAGATCTGCTGA
- the LOC131250917 gene encoding putative disease resistance protein RGA1 — MVDALVSTTIEKLGNVLEDEVPLLVGVTNEIEKLSRMFTSIQAVVEDAESRRVKEEAVKVWLQKVKDVAYDVDDILDEWTTEALISQEPDEGDGYCFGKEKVRSFLSPFTCFNHVVLRHKIGSRIKEAQKRLASIAEEMSQLGIRVAGGERERLDTEVLWDEISEHGTSSLVDESSIVGRDNDKNEVLELLLRESSEEVNKGPVVICIVGMGGVGKTTLAQMAYNDERVSSHFDVKMWVCVSDNFSVKRVTKSIIEAATRSHCEPLGLDQLQYRLHEMLYAKRFLLVLDDVWSEDSEKWDRLRIPLQAGALGSRIVVTTRSGRVAAVAGSTHIHYLAVSSEEDCWLLFSHRALGHRSAEERLELEEIGREIVKMCGGSPLAAKMMGSAMRWRRTKREWELVLESEVWKSDDFLGGVLPALLLSYRGLPPVLKQCFTYCCIFPKDRWLEKDRMVKLWVAQGFICSRSGDIEEMGGLYFDDLLSRSLLQDAELDSDGKILRCKMHDLFHDLAQYVAGSDCSIVEIGDQASLNLNNVRHSLFASNEAASIYMAHKLRTLILESGIPQVQHNLFHHLRCLRALDLSKTRIDKLPQTVGQLKLLGYLDLSDTWIKELPAELSNCRRLQTLRLKGCYWLEKLPREMKKMISLRHLELEGTGLRCLPQGIGRLTGIQTLTDFIVGGGDEGCKCGELKQLNHLQGRLRIAGLENVRSKDEAREAELDKKQHLHALSLYSDYTRVELLNDGIQRMEDMLESLQPHTNLKEFKIWYYQGSKLPKWIEDPRFSSLAKVELWKCHRCKQLPRLGKLPSLKYLDIGGMEGVTDVGGEFSGDGINDGSAGGGVSFPKLETLFFFKMPNWKKWELGGGDGEVMPSLVELKIDQCPMLKALPSNLLLIRKLTLNVHDDRMLSGEHLPFFPNLNHLVISNSDDLTSLTCGWLGQLKALRTLEIRECPELRSLPEEFRHLTMLEELQIVNCPHLEKRCRTVNRPLLEKQCQRMDCPCMDCPRSKNSSQDGGEDCDKIAHIPHFRIVPRYHVTVLL, encoded by the exons ATGGTTGATGCACTGGTCTCGACTACAATAGAGAAATTGGGCAATGTTCTTGAAGATGAGGTGCCTTTGTTGGTGGGTGTCACCAACGAGATCGAAAAGCTTTCCCGTATGTTCACCTCGATCCAAGCTGTGGTTGAAGACGCTGAAAGTCGGCGAGTGAAGGAGGAAGCGGTGAAAGTCTGGTTGCAGAAGGTCAAAGACGTGGCCTATGATGTCGATGACATACTAGATGAGTGGACGACGGAAGCTCTCATATCACAAGAACCCGATGAAG GTGATGGGTATTGTTTCGGCAAGGAGAAAGTAAGAAGCTTCCTCTCCCCTTTTACTTGCTTCAATCATGTTGTATTACGCCACAAAATTGGGAGTAGGATAAAGGAGGCACAGAAAAGATTAGCTTCTATTGCTGAAGAGATGAGTCAATTGGGTATTAGAGTAGctggtggagagagggagagactgGATACTGAAGTTTTGTGGGACGAGATCAGTGAGCATGGGACAAGCTCTCTAGTAGACGAATCATCAATTGTAGGCAGAGATAATGACAAAAATGAAGTCTTAGAGTTGCTGCTGAGGGAGAGTAGTGAAGAGGTAAATAAGGGGCCCGTGGTCATTTGTATCGTTGGAATGGGGGGCGTGGGGAAGACCACCCTTGCTCAGATGGCCTACAATGATGAGAGAGTAAGCAGCCATTTCGACGTGAAAATGTGGGTGTGTGTTTCAGACAATTTTTCTGTGAAACGGGTAACAAAATCAATCATAGAAGCTGCAACCAGGTCTCATTGTGAGCCACTAGGCCTAGACCAGTTGCAATATCGCCTCCATGAAATGTTGTATGCAAAGCGATTCTTGCTTGTGCTTGATGACGTTTGGAGTGAAGACAGCGAGAAGTGGGACAGACTGAGAATTCCCTTGCAAGCCGGTGCATTAGGGAGTCGAATAGTTGTAACCACTCGCAGTGGAAGGGTTGCAGCAGTGGCGGGAAGCACCCACATCCACTATCTGGCCGTTTCATCTGAAGAGGATTGCTGGTTATTGTTCAGCCATAGAGCACTCGGGCATCGGAGTGCAGAAGAGCGTTTAGAGTTGGAAGAGATTGGAAGGGAAATTGTAAAAATGTGTGGAGGGTCACCTCTTGCAGCAAAGATGATGGGGAGTGCCATGCGCTGGAGAAGGACAAAACGCGAATGGGAGCTTGTCTTGGAAAGCGAGGTGTGGAAATCAGATGATTTCTTGGGAGGTGTCTTACCAGCTTTGTTACTAAGCTATCGTGGTTTACCTCCTGTTCTGAAGCAGTGCTTCACGTATTGCTGTATTTTCCCTAAAGATCGGTGGCTAGAGAAGGATAGGATGGTCAAGTTATGGGTAGCCCAAGGCTTCATCTGCTCCAGAAGCGGTGATATCGAAGAAATGGGTGGGCTGTATTTTGATGATTTGTTAAGCCGTTCATTGCTCCAAGATGCGGAACTGGATAGTGATGGCAAGATACTCAggtgcaagatgcatgatttaTTTCATGATCTTGCGCAATATGTTGCAGGAAGTGACTGTTCAATAGTGGAGATTGGAGACCAAGCCTCATTGAACCTAAACAATGTCCGGCATTCTTTATTTGCGAGCAATGAAGCAGCTTCCATTTATATGGCCCACAAGTTGCGGACCTTGATACTCGAGTCAGGAATCCCCCAGGTGCAGCACAATTTATTTCATCATTTGAGATGCCTTAGGGCATTAGATTTGAGTAAAACTAGAATTGACAAATTGCCTCAAACAGTAGGACAGTTGAAACTCTTGGGATATCTTGATTTGTCGGACACATGGATAAAGGAGTTGCCAGCAGAGTTGAGTAATTGCCGAAGACTACAGACCTTGAGACTCAAAGGCTGTTATTGGCTAGAAAAACTGCCCAGAGAGATGAAAAAAATGATTAGCCTGAGACATTTAGAATTAGAAGGTACTGGCCTAAGGTGCTTACCGCAAGGTATTGGGAGACTAACTGGCATTCAGACGTTAACAGATTTCATTGTGGGGGGTGGGGACGAAGGATGTAAATGTGGAGAACTGAAACAACTCAATCATCTTCAAGGAAGACTTCGAATTGCCGGCTTGGAAAATGTCAGGAGCAAGGACGAAGCTAGGGAGGCAGAACTCGACAAGAAGCAGCACCTTCATGCTCTATCCTTATACTCTGACTACACACGTGTTGAACTGTTGAATGATGGGATCCAGAGGATGGAGGACATGCTCGAAAGCCTCCAGCCCCACACAAACTTGAAAGAGTTTAAAATATGGTATTACCAAGGTTCCAAGCTTCCCAAGTGGATAGAGGATCCGAGGTTTTCCAGTCTAGCCAAGGTGGAACTCTGGAAATGTCACAGATGTAAACAACTGCCACGTCTTGGGAAACTGCCGTCCCTTAAATACCTTGACATCGGGGGTATGGAAGGGGTGACAGACGTAGGTGGTGAGTTTAGTGGGGATGGTATCAATGACGGAAGTGCTGGTGGTGGTGTCTCATTCCCCAAGCTGGAGaccctcttcttcttcaaaaTGCCAAATTGGAAGAAGTGGGAATTAGGTGGTGGGGATGGAGAGGTGATGCCATCACTTGTCGAATTAAAAATAGATCAATGCCCAATGCTAAAGGCGTTGCCCAGCAACCTTCTGCTCATCCGGAAGCTGACTTTAAACGTACATGATGATCGGATGTTATCGGGGGAGCACTTACCTTTCTTCCCCAACCTTAACCATTTGGTGATTTCGAACAGTGATGATCTGACATCGCTCACATGTGGTTggttgggacaactcaaagccctTCGAACTCTGGAAATCCGTGAATGTCCAGAGTTGAGGTCTCTACCAGAGGAGTTTCGACACCTCACCATGCTTGAAGAATTGCAGATCGTGAATTGTCCTCACTTGGAAAAGCGCTGCCGAACTGTGAACCGTCCACTCTTAGAAAAGCAATGCCAAAGAATGGACTGTCCATGCATGGACTGTCCGCGCTCAAAAAATAGCAGCCAAGATGGAGGAGAAGATTGTGACAAGATTGCCCACATCCCTCATTTCAGAATCGTTCCAAGGTATCATGTAACTGTTTTACTTTGA